The nucleotide sequence CTACATCTGCGTGCCGATCACCGAGACCGAGGCCGACCGTCTCGATCTGCCGCCGATGTTCCGGGTGAACCAGGATCGGCGGGGCACCGCCTACGCCGTCACGGTCGACGCGCGCGAAGGGGTGTCCACCGGGATCTCCGCGCAGGACCGGGCCCACACCATCCGGCTGCTGGCTGATCCTGAGACCACCTCGGCCGACCTGGCCCGGCCCGGTCACATCGTCCCGCTGCGCGCCCGCGACGGGGGGGTGCTGCGCCGACCCGGGCACACCGAGGCCGCGGTCGACCTGGCGGTACTGGCGGGTCTGGGCCCGGCGGGTGTGCTGTGCGAGATCGTGAGCGAGAAGGATCCCTCCGGCATGGCGCGCGCCGAGGAGCTGCGGGTGTTCGCCGACGAGCACGACCTGGCACTGATCTCGATCGCCGACCTGATCGCCTACCGGCGCCGCTTCGACAAGCTGGTCGAGCGGGTGGCCGAGGCGCGAGTGCCGCTGCGCTACGGCGAGTACACCGCGGTCGGGTACTCCTCCTCCTACGACAGCCGCGAGCACGTGGCCTTCGTCTTCGGTGACATCGGCGACGGAATGGACGTGCTCGTGCGGGTGCACTCCGAATGCCTGACCGGCGATGTGTTCGGATCGCTGCGCTGTGACTGCGGACCTCAGCTGGACGCCGCCCTCGCCGCGGTCGCCCGTGAGGGCCGGGGCGTTGTGCTCTACATCAGAGGTCACGAGGGGCGGGGCATCGGGCTGCTGCACAAGCTGCAGGCCTATCAGCTGCAGGACGCCGGCCGCGACACCCTGGAGGCCAATCTGGACCTCGGGCTGCCGGCCGATGCCCGCGACTACGGCACCGGGGCGCAGATACTGGCCGACCTGGGTATCAAGACGATGCGTTTGCTGACCAACAACCCGGCCAAGCGGGCGGGGCTGGAAGGCTACGGGCTGTCGGTGATCGGTCAGGTTCGGCTGCCCACCCACGTCAATCCGGAGAATCTGCGATATCTGCAGGCCAAACGTGATCGGATGGGCCACGAGCTCGATCTCGACGCGGGCGAGTCTGCCTTCGCCGAGGCGCTGGATTCGGCCGCACCAGCACGGGAGGTCACGACATGAGCGGGCACGGAGCGCCGGAGACCGGCGCCGTCGCCGGGGCCGCGGGCCTGCGGGTCGTGGTGATCGCGGCCCAGTGGCACCCCGAGGTGATGGCCGGGCTGGTGTCCGGTGCCCGGCGGGCGCTGCAGGCATCGGAGGTTGTCGAGGCCAAGGTGGTTCACGTTCCGGGGACGTTCGAACTCGCGGTCGCGGCGGCGCGCATCGCCGCAGCCGGCGACGTCGACGCGATCGTCGCCCTGGGGGTCGTCATCCGGGGTGGCACGCCCCATTTCGACTACGTCTGCCAGGCCGCCACGAACGGACTCACCGACGTCAGCGTGCGAACCGGCGTTCCGGTCGGTTTCGGTGTCCTCACTTGTGACGACGACCAGCAGGCCCTCGATCGGGCCGGGCTGAGCGGATCGAAGGAAGACAAGGGTTTCGAGGCGACCCAGGCCGCGCTGGCAGCAGCGGTGATCCTGGCCGGCTACCCACTGCCGTAGCGATGAGCGTTCCCGCCGTTGCCGGACTGGTTCTGGCCGCCGGAGCCGGGCGCCGCTTCGGCGGCCCCAAGGCCGAGGTCGAACTCGACGGGATCCGGCTGGTCGATCGTTGCGTGGCCGTGCTGCGGGCCGGGGGCTGTGACCCGGTGCTGGTCGTGGCCCGCCACGAGCTGAGCGCCGACGGGGCCCGCGTGGTGATCAACCCAGACCCCGACCGCGGGATGGGTTCGTCGTTGTCGATCGGACTCGCCGCGGTCGAAGCAGCCGGCTCCGGCGCCTGCGTACTCGTGCTGGTGGACCAGGTCGGCATCAGCCCGGCGGAGATTCGGTCGTTGACGGCGGTGCATTCCCGTTCCGGTGAACCGGTCGTCGTCGCGCGGCGGGAGGGTCGCCGGTCGCATCCGGTCCTACTGGCCCGGGGCGTGTTTGCCGAGGTGATGCTGCTGGCCGAGGGTGATTCCGGCGCACGGCGCTACCTGGACACGCACGCCGAACAGGTGCGCTTCGTCGACCTCGACGGGCGCATCGAGGACATCGACACCGTCAGCGATCTGCGCCGATTGAGCAGCCGGCCTCACTCGGACTGACCTACGGCCCGCCGGGCCAGCGCCGCCAGGGCTGTCGGAAAGATCTCAGCCGGTGGTGTCACCAGCCCGGCGCCGACCTGGCCGACGCCCGCGACGCGGCCGGCCATCCCGGTGTTGATCTGCGGCAGGATCTGGGTCCGGACCACCTTTGTGACGTCGATACCCGTGGCCACGCCGCGGAAATCGAGGATGGGGATCGAGTACATCGGGTGCTCGGCCACGGTGATCTCGTACATCCGGCGCGAATGGGCTAGCGCGTCTGCGACCTGGCCACCCACGAAGCGGACGATCGCCGGTGCGGCGGCCATGGCGAAACCGCCGAGACCGGCCGTTTCGGTGATGGCGGAGTCTCCGATGTCGGGGTTGGCATCGTCCGGGCCGTAATCGCCGAGGAACAGCCCGTCGGCCAGTTGAGCCGGCCCGGTGAACCATTCCGCTCCCGTCCCGGCGACCTGGATGCCGAAGTCCGTTCCGTTGCGGGCCATCGCGACCACGACGGTGGAACCTGGCAGATCGCGCGCGGCGTCCATCGTCAGCTTGCACGCGGGCATGGCCAGGTTGAGGAAGAAGTGGTCGTTGGCCGAGACGAAGCGGACCGCTTCGGCGACCTCCGCGGCCGGGGCCGGTGCGTTGATCAGCTCGGGCAGCAACTCCCGCAGCAACATCAGCGTGCCCGCCCGGTTGCGGTTGTGGGCTTCGTCGCCCATCTGCAGCATCTGCGCCAGGATGGCCTTGAGATCGACCGGCCCGTGTGCCCGTACGGCGTGTTGCAGCAGGGGCGCGAGTACGTCCGACATCCACCGAAGCCGGGTGAGGACCTCGGGGGAGTACGCGCCGTAGCGCAGGACCTTGCCCAGCCCCTCGTTGAGGGTGCAGTAACTGCGACGTCCGGTCTCGGGGTCCTCGACCACGAAGACCCACATCGACGCGGAGATCACGCCCGCCATCGGTCCGACGGCGTCGTGGTGATGGCAGGGATCGAGCGTGACGCCGGAGCCGGTCTCGAACAGTGCTGCCGCCGCTTCGGGATCGTCGACCAGTCCCTCCAGGGCCGCGGCTCCCATCAGGGCGCCCCGCAGCGGTCCAGAGGCCCGTTCCCACTCGATGGGCGGCCCGGCGTGCAGGAAATCCCCGGGGTCGATGCCTAAGGTCGGACCGGCCGGTACGACGTCGACCAGCAACGCTCGGGTGGTGGTGATGCGCCGGACGGCCTCCGCGTTGGCCGCCACCCGTCGAGGATCGGCCATCACCGTGGCCAGGTCCGCTTCGGTACCGGCCATCGGCGGGCGCCAATCGACCCTGTGCGGTGATACGCCCTGAGCCGTCAAGGCGTCGGCGAACAACCCGACGCCGGCGGTGATGGTGGGGCCGGCGGAGGATGTCCGCAGCAACCGGGCACTCACGCCGTCACTCCGTGCCCGGAGGGCTGAGCGCCACCGAGCAGCGCCAGCGCGTGCCGGGTAGCCGCGGCGTTGGAAGCGAACACCGATGCCCCCGCCTGATGCAGGCGCTCG is from Jatrophihabitans telluris and encodes:
- the ribH gene encoding 6,7-dimethyl-8-ribityllumazine synthase, whose protein sequence is MSGHGAPETGAVAGAAGLRVVVIAAQWHPEVMAGLVSGARRALQASEVVEAKVVHVPGTFELAVAAARIAAAGDVDAIVALGVVIRGGTPHFDYVCQAATNGLTDVSVRTGVPVGFGVLTCDDDQQALDRAGLSGSKEDKGFEATQAALAAAVILAGYPLP
- a CDS encoding DUF1116 domain-containing protein, encoding MSARLLRTSSAGPTITAGVGLFADALTAQGVSPHRVDWRPPMAGTEADLATVMADPRRVAANAEAVRRITTTRALLVDVVPAGPTLGIDPGDFLHAGPPIEWERASGPLRGALMGAAALEGLVDDPEAAAALFETGSGVTLDPCHHHDAVGPMAGVISASMWVFVVEDPETGRRSYCTLNEGLGKVLRYGAYSPEVLTRLRWMSDVLAPLLQHAVRAHGPVDLKAILAQMLQMGDEAHNRNRAGTLMLLRELLPELINAPAPAAEVAEAVRFVSANDHFFLNLAMPACKLTMDAARDLPGSTVVVAMARNGTDFGIQVAGTGAEWFTGPAQLADGLFLGDYGPDDANPDIGDSAITETAGLGGFAMAAAPAIVRFVGGQVADALAHSRRMYEITVAEHPMYSIPILDFRGVATGIDVTKVVRTQILPQINTGMAGRVAGVGQVGAGLVTPPAEIFPTALAALARRAVGQSE
- a CDS encoding bifunctional 3,4-dihydroxy-2-butanone-4-phosphate synthase/GTP cyclohydrolase II, whose protein sequence is MDSVERAIKDIAAGKPVVVVDDEDRENEGDLIFAAELATPELVAFMVRYTSGYICVPITETEADRLDLPPMFRVNQDRRGTAYAVTVDAREGVSTGISAQDRAHTIRLLADPETTSADLARPGHIVPLRARDGGVLRRPGHTEAAVDLAVLAGLGPAGVLCEIVSEKDPSGMARAEELRVFADEHDLALISIADLIAYRRRFDKLVERVAEARVPLRYGEYTAVGYSSSYDSREHVAFVFGDIGDGMDVLVRVHSECLTGDVFGSLRCDCGPQLDAALAAVAREGRGVVLYIRGHEGRGIGLLHKLQAYQLQDAGRDTLEANLDLGLPADARDYGTGAQILADLGIKTMRLLTNNPAKRAGLEGYGLSVIGQVRLPTHVNPENLRYLQAKRDRMGHELDLDAGESAFAEALDSAAPAREVTT
- a CDS encoding nucleotidyltransferase family protein; translation: MSVPAVAGLVLAAGAGRRFGGPKAEVELDGIRLVDRCVAVLRAGGCDPVLVVARHELSADGARVVINPDPDRGMGSSLSIGLAAVEAAGSGACVLVLVDQVGISPAEIRSLTAVHSRSGEPVVVARREGRRSHPVLLARGVFAEVMLLAEGDSGARRYLDTHAEQVRFVDLDGRIEDIDTVSDLRRLSSRPHSD